The DNA sequence GCATGGCCGCGAGGAAAAGAGACGGAAGACCGACGCTCCTGCGCTGCAGGGAAATCCTGCGCGGAGGGGTGTCTGCACCCGTGTGTACACCGTGACCCCCAAGAAGCCCAACTCGGCTTTGAGAAAGGTCGCCCGTGTTCGCCTCACCAACGGGATCGAGGTAACATCCTACATCCCCGGAATCGGCCATAACCTGCAGGAGCACTCCGTTGTGCTCGTCAGGGGCGGGCGAGTGAAGGACCTTCCCGGTGTCCGCTATCATATTATCCGGGGAACCCTTGACTGTGGGGGCGTGGAGAATCGCAAGAGATCCCGTTCCAAGTACGGCGCCAGGAGACCCAAGTAGGGTTTGCGGCGCTTGAGATTGGTTTTTGAGGAGGGGTTGACCTATGCCGCGTAAGGGGCATGTCAAGAAGCGTCAGACTCTGCCGGACACAAGGTACGGCAGTGCCGCACTGGCAAAGTTCATCAACAGCCTGATGCGGAAAGGCAAGAAGAGCGTTGCTGAGAAAATCATGTACCGGGCGCTGGACATCGCCGGGGAAAAGCTGAACACGGAGCCTTTCGAGGTCTTCAAGAAGGCCATGGACAATGTCCGGCCTCTCGTGGAAGTCCGTCCCCGCAGGGTCGGCGGCGCGACCTACCAGGTTCCGGTGGAAGTTCCCGCCGAGCGCGCCCAGGTCCTCTGCATCCGCTGGATGCTCAACTATTCCAGGGCCAAGAAGGGCATGCCCATGGCCGAGCGGCTTGCGAGAGAGTTTATGGACGCCTACAAGGGTGAGGGCAGCTCCATAAAGAAGAAGGAAGACACCCACAAGATGGCGGAGGCAAACCGCGCGTTCGCCCACTACCGCTGGTAGCGGCGGAAGCAAGGAATTTTTATGCTGCAAACTGATGGAAACGAGGCTTGGTGGTAGCTATGCAGACACTTGATATGAAAAGGATACGAAATATCGGAATCGCCGCCCACATCGACGCGGGCAAGACGACGACCACCGAGCGGATTCTTTTCTACACCGGAAAGAACTACAAAATGGGCGAAACCCATGAAGGCGCAGCCACCATGGACTGGATGGAGCAGGAGAGGGAGCGGGGGATCACCATAACCTCCGCGGCTACTACGTGCGTATGGGGAGATAATTTTATCAATATAATTGATACACCCGGCCACGTGGATTTTACCGTGGAAGTCGAGCGATCCATGAGGGTGCTCGATGGAGCGGTTGCCGTATTCTGCGCCGTGGGGGGCGTTGAACCCCAGTCGGAGACCGTCTGGCGCCAGGCGGACAAGTATCATGTTCCCAGAGTCGCCTTCGTGAACAAGATGGACCGCATCGGAGCCGATTTTGACAACGTCGTCCGGGGAATCAAGGAAAAGCTTGGAGCCAGGCCTGTTCCCATTCAGCTCCCCATCGGCATTGAAGACAGCTTTACCGGCATGGTGGACCTTGTGGAGTTCCGGGGCATACAGTATGCCGACGACCTCGGCACCGATCCTCACGTGGTGCCCGTTCCTTCATCCATGGAGGACGAGGCGAAAGCGGCCAGGGACGCCATGGTGGAAATTCTCGCCGATTACGACGAGGAGATCATGTCCCTCTATCTCGACGGGCAGGAAGTCTCCGCCGAACTGGTCAAAAGGGCGCTCCGGGCCGGCACCGTCGGACTGAAGATCGTCCCTGTCATCTGCGGCTCCGCTTTCAAGAACAAGGGCGTCCAGATGCTTCTGAATGCGGTGGTGGACTACCTCCCGAGCCCTGTGGACCTTCCTCCGGTGGTCGGAACAAACCCCGACACCATGGAAGATGTCACCCGGGCCAGCAGTCTCGCCGAACCCTTTACCGCCCTCGCCTTCAAGATCATGGTCGACCCCTTCGTCGGCCGGCTCGTTTTCACCCGGGTCTATTCAGGCAAGCTGACCAAGGGCTCCACCGTGTTCAACGCAACGAACAACGGCAGGGAGCGGGTCGGCCGCATCCTTCGGATGCACGCCAACAAAAGGGAGGAGCTCGAAGAAGCAGAGGCCGGCATGATCGTCGCCCTTCCCGGGCTCAAGGCTACAAGGACCGGCGATACCCTCTGCGATGAGTCGAATCCCGTGGTGCTCGAGAACCTGGTGTTCCCCGAGCCCGTCATCTCCCTTTCCGTGGAGCCCGCCACGAAGAACGACAAGCTGAAGCTCACCAAGGGACTTGTATCCCTTGCGGAAGAAGACCCCACCTTCAAGGTGAAGACTGACGAGGAGACATCCCAGACCATCATCTCGGGCATGGGAGAGCTTCACCTCGAGATCATCGTCGACCGCCTCAAGAGGGAGTTCGGCGTGGATGTCAGGGTCGGCCGTCCCCAGGTCGCGTACCGCGAGGCGGTGAAGAACTCCTCCAGGGCCGAGGGAAAGTATGTCCGGCAGTCCGGAGGCCGGGGCCAGTACGGCCACGTGGTCTTCGAAATGGAACCCCTTCCCGAGGGAGTGGGCTACGAATTCGAGGACAGGATCGTGGGCGGCGCCGTGCCGAAGGAATACATCGCCGCCGTTCAGAAGGGCCTCGAAGAAGCCCTCAACAACGGCATTCTGGGCGGCTATCCCGTCATCGGCGTGAAGGTTGCCCTTGTTGACGGAAGTTACCACGAAGTGGACAGCTCCGAAATGGCCTTCAAGATAGCGGCTTCCATGGGATTCAAGGAAGCCATGAGAAGAGCGGGCCCTGTTCTGATGGAGCCTATCATGGCAGTTGAAGTGGTGACTCCCGAGGACTATATCGGCGACGTCATCGGCGACCTCTCCTCCAGGAGGGGACGGATCGAAGGCATGGACACCAGGATGAACACGAAGGTCGTCCGGAGCTTCGTCCCTCTCGCCGAAATGT is a window from the Aminivibrio pyruvatiphilus genome containing:
- the rpsG gene encoding 30S ribosomal protein S7 — its product is MPRKGHVKKRQTLPDTRYGSAALAKFINSLMRKGKKSVAEKIMYRALDIAGEKLNTEPFEVFKKAMDNVRPLVEVRPRRVGGATYQVPVEVPAERAQVLCIRWMLNYSRAKKGMPMAERLAREFMDAYKGEGSSIKKKEDTHKMAEANRAFAHYRW
- the rpsL gene encoding 30S ribosomal protein S12: MPTINQLIRHGREEKRRKTDAPALQGNPARRGVCTRVYTVTPKKPNSALRKVARVRLTNGIEVTSYIPGIGHNLQEHSVVLVRGGRVKDLPGVRYHIIRGTLDCGGVENRKRSRSKYGARRPK
- the fusA gene encoding elongation factor G, which encodes MQTLDMKRIRNIGIAAHIDAGKTTTTERILFYTGKNYKMGETHEGAATMDWMEQERERGITITSAATTCVWGDNFINIIDTPGHVDFTVEVERSMRVLDGAVAVFCAVGGVEPQSETVWRQADKYHVPRVAFVNKMDRIGADFDNVVRGIKEKLGARPVPIQLPIGIEDSFTGMVDLVEFRGIQYADDLGTDPHVVPVPSSMEDEAKAARDAMVEILADYDEEIMSLYLDGQEVSAELVKRALRAGTVGLKIVPVICGSAFKNKGVQMLLNAVVDYLPSPVDLPPVVGTNPDTMEDVTRASSLAEPFTALAFKIMVDPFVGRLVFTRVYSGKLTKGSTVFNATNNGRERVGRILRMHANKREELEEAEAGMIVALPGLKATRTGDTLCDESNPVVLENLVFPEPVISLSVEPATKNDKLKLTKGLVSLAEEDPTFKVKTDEETSQTIISGMGELHLEIIVDRLKREFGVDVRVGRPQVAYREAVKNSSRAEGKYVRQSGGRGQYGHVVFEMEPLPEGVGYEFEDRIVGGAVPKEYIAAVQKGLEEALNNGILGGYPVIGVKVALVDGSYHEVDSSEMAFKIAASMGFKEAMRRAGPVLMEPIMAVEVVTPEDYIGDVIGDLSSRRGRIEGMDTRMNTKVVRSFVPLAEMFGYATDLRSKTSGRATYSMQFHHYEPVSGDVAEKVLQG